Proteins co-encoded in one Papaver somniferum cultivar HN1 chromosome 5, ASM357369v1, whole genome shotgun sequence genomic window:
- the LOC113282251 gene encoding extended synaptotagmin-1-like: MGGKRNREFLAKEATEFLNHVMVERSLFPFMIPMVFVAWIIERWLFPFSNWVLLAVSVWATIQYCRYQRKVLIDDLNKRWKQVLLYTSPITPLEQCEWLNKLFMEIWSNSINPKLANKFSSIVEKRLKHRKPRFIEKIELQEFSLGSTPPSFGLHGTRWSTSSDQQILHMGLEWDSNSVNIMLLAKLAKPLSGTARIVINSIHLKGDLRIMPILDGQALLYSFEPTPEVRIGVVFGKGTQTLPATELPGVNSWLVKLFTDTLVKTMVEPRRRCYSLPPIVLNKKAVGGIFSVTVVSATTQLPDKLKGCNSGGLESSVRNGNSEGYSGNGVGQTFVEVELEELTRRTNASPGPDPKWDSTFNMVLHDDAGIIKFNLYEWIPNNLKHNYITSCEVKVRYVADDSTTFWAIGPRSSVLAKRVTFDGQEVEMVIPFEGPNLGELTVRLVLKEWQFADGSVSSNNTSIVGSQRSMNRPSDDHPRTGRKIKLTVVEGRDLVVKDKAGKSNAYVKLQYGKGLYRTKTANVLKPVWSDKFELDEIGGGEYLKIKCYSEDTFTDDNIGSARVNLEGLLEGSVRDIWVPLEKVSAGELRLQVEAVKVDNYELSGSSHGGSGNGWIELVIIEARDLIAADLRGTSDPYVRVHYGNLKKRTKVTYKTLTPQWNQTLEFPDDGSQLELHVKDYNALLPTSSIGDCVVEYLWLPPNETADKWIPLQGVKKGEIHIKVTRKIPELQKRPSTDSNSLHLTKANQISEQMRQVLRRLRRLVDDADVEALSLAVSEMESIQKVEEDYMVQLESEQSLLINKIGELGQEMYKCSPSPSRKNSGSKNSN, encoded by the exons ATGGGTGGAAAAAGAAATAGGGAATTTTTAGCTAAAGAAGCAACAGAGTTTCTGAATCATGTAATGGTGGAAAGGTCTTTGTTTCCTTTCATgattcctatggtttttgttgCTTGGATTATTGAACGCTGGTTATTTCCTTTCTCAAATTGGGTTTTGCTTGCTGTCTCTGTTTGGGCAACAATTCAG TATTGTAGGTATCAACGGAAGGTTCTTATAGACGACTTAAACAAAAGATGGAAGCAAGTTCTCTTGTATACATCG CCCATTACACCATTAGAGCAGTGTGAGTGGCTGAACAAGTTATTCATGGAAATTTGGTCTAACTCTATTAACCCAAAGCTTGCAAATAAGTTTTCGTCAATTGTTGAG AAACGCCTAAAACATCGAAAACCGAGATTCATT GAAAAAATCGAATTGCAGGAGTTCTCACTAGGTTCAACCCCACCCAGTTTTGGGCTGCATGGGACACGTTGGTCAACTTCGAGTGATCAG CAAATCTTGCATATGGGCCTCGAGTGGGACTCAAACAGTGTAAATATAATGTTGCTGGCAAAATTGGCAAAGCCATTATCTGGGACTGCTCGAATTGTTATTAACAGCATTCACCTCAAAGGAGAT CTTCGCATCATGCCCATTCTTGATGGGCAAGCTCTtttgtattcatttgaaccaacTCCTGAGGTGAGGATCGGCGTTGTCTTTGGAAAAGGAACCCAAACACTTCCTGCGACTGAACTGCCAGGTGTTAATTCTTGGTTG GTCAAGCTTTTCACTGATACCTTGGTAAAGACAATGGTCGAACCTCGTCGCCGATGCTACTCTTTGCCTCCAATTGTTCTCAATAAAAAGGCTGTTGGAGGCATATTTTCTGTGACTGTTGTTTCAGCAACTACACAACTCCCAGATAAATTGAAAGGATGCAATTCTGGAGGCCTGGAAAGCTCTGTAAGAAATGGTAATTCCGAAGGATATTCAGGCAACGGAGTTGGACAAAcatttgttgaagttgaactcGAGGAGTTAACGAGAAGAACGAATGCTAGCCCAGGTCCAGACCCTAAATGGGATTCCACCTTTAATATGGTCCTGCATGATGATGCTGGAATTATAAAATTTAATCTCTATGAATGGATTCCAAACAATTTGAAGCATAACTATATAACTAGTTGTGAAGTGAAG GTGAGGTATGTTGCGGACGACTCCACTACGTTCTGGGCAATAGGACCTAGATCCAGTGTACTAGCCAAACGGGTTACATTTGATGGTCAAGAAGTTGAAATGGTTATCCCATTTGAGGGACCTAATTTAGGAGAG CTGACAGTGAGGTTAGTGCTGAAAGAATGGCAGTTTGCAGATGGTTCGGTTAGCTCAAACAACACTTCTATTGTTGGCTCTCAACGGTCTATGAATCGCCCATCAGATGATCATCCAAGAACAGGAAGGAAAATCAAGTTAACTGTTGTGGAAGGGAGAGATTTGGTGGTAAAGGATAAAGCTGGAAAGTCCAACGCATATGTAAAACTACAGTATGGGAAG GGTCTTTACCGAACAAAGACTGCAAATGTATTGAAACCTGTCTGGAGTGATAAGTTTGAACTCGATGAGATTGGAGGTGGTGAATATCTTAAGATAAAATGTTACTCCGAAGACACTTTTACTGATGACAACATTGGAAGTGCACGAGTGAATTTGGAAGGATTGCTTGAAGGCTCTGTGAGAGACATTTGGGTACCTCTTGAAAAAGTCAGTGCAGGAGAACTGAGGCTTCAAGTAGAAGCAGTGAAAGTTGATAACTACGAACTATCTGGG AGTTCTCACGGAGGATCTGGGAATGGATGGATTGAATTAGTTATCATTGAGGCGAGGGATCTTATTGCTGCTGATTTAAGGGGAACAAGTGATCCATATGTGCGTGTCCATTACGGAAACTTAAAGAAACGAACAAAG GTTACATATAAGACTCTCACGCCTCAATGGAACCAAACATTAGAATTTCCTGATGATGGTAGTCAGTTAGAGTTACATGTGAAGGATTATAATGCCCTGCTACCAACGTCCAGCATTGGAGATTGTGTTGTAGAATATCTGTGGTTACCACCAAACGAGACGGCTGACAAGTGGATACCTCTCCAAGGAGTGAAAAAAGGAGAGATCCACATAAAAGTAACACGCAAAATTCCAGAGCTACAAAAGAGACCCAGTACAGATTCCAATAGTTTGCATCTGACTAAAGCCAATCAAATTTCTGAACAG ATGAGACAAGTCCTGAGAAGGCTTCGAAGGCTAGTTGACGACGCGGATGTGGAAGCTTTATCACTTGCAGTGAGTGAGATGGAAAGCATTCAAAAAGTAGAGGAAGACTACATGGTACAGCTAGAGTCTGAACAGTCTCTGCTCATAAATAAGATTGGTGAGCTTGGTCAAGAAATGTACAAATGCTCACCTTCCCCAAGCAGGAAAAACTCCGGTAGTAAAAACTCGAATTAA